The following DNA comes from Acidobacteriota bacterium.
TGGATCGCATGCGCGCACTCCTCTCGCTCAAGCAGGCACAACTCGGACAGCTGCACGTCCGCGCGGGCATGCGAGGCGTGCTGCAGGCGGTACCGGTGGAAGTCGGCTGCCAGGTGACCGCGGGTACCAACGTCGCGCGCGTGGCCGATCCGGCGCAGCTCAAGGCGCAGGTCCGCGTGCCGGAAACACAGGCCCGCGACGTGCAGATCGGTCAGGTGGCGCGTGTCGACACGCGCAACGGCTTCGCCGAGGGACACGTCTCGCGCGTGGATCCGGCCGCCGTGTCTGGCACGGTGCTGGTGGACATCAGCTTCTCCGGCGACCTGCCGCGCGGCGTGCGCCCCGACCTCTCGGTGGACGGCATCGTCGAGATCGAACGGCTGGCCGACGTGCTGTACGTGGCGCGGCCGTCCAACGGGCAGGAAGGCGGCACGATCAGCGTCTTCCAGGTGGCGGCCGACGGCATGGCCGAGCGGCGGCAGGTGAAGCTCGGCAAGGGCTCCGTGCGCCACATCCAGATTCTCGAGGGCCTGCGCGAAGGCGATCGCGTCGTGCTCTCCGACATGTCGGCCTGGGATCAGGTCGATCGCCTGCAGATCAAGTAGGTCAGTCCCGCCCCCGTCCCGGAGAGATGTCCATGTCCCATCCCCTGATCAAGCTCGAAGGCATCCGCAAGGTGTTCGCAGGCGACGAGATCGAAACCCATGCCCTCGATGGCATCCACCTGTCGATCGACTTCGGCGAGTACGTCGCCATTGCCGGCCCGTCTGGCTGCGGCAAGTCGACGCTCCTGTCGGTACTCGGCCTCCTCGACACCCCGAGCGATGGGCACTACTGGCTGAACAACCGCCCGGTCGAGAGCCTCTCGGTGGCCGAGCGGGCGCGAACGCGCAACCGCGAGATCGGGTTCATCTTCCAGAGTTTCAACCTGATCGGCGACCTCACCGTCTACGAGAACGTCGAGCTGCCGCTCACCTACATGGGCATGTCTGGCGGCGAACGGCGCAAACGCGTCGAGCAGGCCCTCGAACGCGTCGGCATGGGACATCGCGCCCGCCACCTTCCCGGCCAGCTCTCCGGCGGTCAGCAGCAGCGTGTCGCGGTAGCCCGCGCCGTCGTGACGCAGCCGTCGATCCTGCTGGCCGACGAGCCGACGGGGAACCTCGACTCACACAACGGCGAACTCGTGATGCAACTGCTCGCCGAACTGCACCGCGACGGTGCGACGATCTGCATGGTCACGCACGACCCGCGCTACGTCGCGCACGCCACCCGCGCGATCCACCTCTTCGACGGCCGCATCGTCTCCGAGGATCACGCGGGCGAAGCCGCCGCCCTCGCGCCCGTGTAGGAGATCGGAGTCCGGCGTAGACTCCTCGGTGATGTCCTCTGGCTCCCCTGTCGCCGCCGGTCATCCCTCGCCGTCCGTGGAGGCGGTGCCGGTCCCTCACGTCCTGGTCGCCGACGATCAGGCCGACGTCATCGAGGCCGTGCGCCTGCTGCTCAAGCTGGAAGGGTACGACGTGGATGGCGTGCGCTCACCCGCCGCCATCCTCGCCGCGGTCGACAAGGGCGGACACGACGTCGCACTCATCGACCTGAACTACGCGCGAGACACGACGTCGGGCGCCGAGGGGCTCGACCTGCTCTCGCAGATCCGCCGCCTCGACGCCACGTTGCCCGTCGTCGTGATGACGGCGTGGAGCACCGTCGAACTCGCCGTCGAGGCCATGCGTCGCGGTGCGAGCGACTTCATCCAGAAGCCCTGGGAGAACTCGCGGCTGCTCGCCGTACTCCGCACGCAGATCGAACTCGGACGCGCGCTCAGGCGGACGCGTCAGCTCGAGGCCGAG
Coding sequences within:
- a CDS encoding ABC transporter ATP-binding protein, encoding MSMSHPLIKLEGIRKVFAGDEIETHALDGIHLSIDFGEYVAIAGPSGCGKSTLLSVLGLLDTPSDGHYWLNNRPVESLSVAERARTRNREIGFIFQSFNLIGDLTVYENVELPLTYMGMSGGERRKRVEQALERVGMGHRARHLPGQLSGGQQQRVAVARAVVTQPSILLADEPTGNLDSHNGELVMQLLAELHRDGATICMVTHDPRYVAHATRAIHLFDGRIVSEDHAGEAAALAPV
- a CDS encoding HlyD family efflux transporter periplasmic adaptor subunit, with the protein product MPALVSILMLVGGVAVMRMAPAAPSVDAGPLWFDNVQRGELVREVRGTGTLVPVDTAWIAASTDGRVARIVLRPGAQVEPDDVILQLDNPRLEQEVVDTRLQLAAAQARLRRADADATTSLLAQEALLAQTEASFEEAKADAEADEVLLKDGLVSELQHRRSSSKTRALQTQVAAERKRLDVGTRMRPSQLAEQQAEVDRMRALLSLKQAQLGQLHVRAGMRGVLQAVPVEVGCQVTAGTNVARVADPAQLKAQVRVPETQARDVQIGQVARVDTRNGFAEGHVSRVDPAAVSGTVLVDISFSGDLPRGVRPDLSVDGIVEIERLADVLYVARPSNGQEGGTISVFQVAADGMAERRQVKLGKGSVRHIQILEGLREGDRVVLSDMSAWDQVDRLQIK